In Fulvia fulva chromosome 10, complete sequence, a single window of DNA contains:
- a CDS encoding Glutathione S-transferase omega-1, whose protein sequence is MTTNGHNVAAQQAPKITLYTNHRCPYAQRAHITLDELKLPYEEVIIDLDTPRPQWYLDINPRGLVPSIKYTVPGVFDEEIITESAIVAQFLADSFPSHLLPASRESPDAPLRRARIGFFVDTWGSKVGANWFQVIKADSRSEKQQKVDEWVAVVKKEIEPLLAGAKPFFGGSEKLTFAEVIAAPFILRFYALANDGELIPKNLVEQFDALPNFGKWAKAVREHPSVTNLWDEKANVEGTKQRIEKMKAAAK, encoded by the exons ATGCCCTTATGCCCAGCGTGCTCATATCACGCTTGACGAGTTGAAGTTGCCGTATGAGGAGGTCATTATAGATTTGGATACGCCCAGACCGCAGTGGTACTTGGACATCAATCCAC GTGGCCTCGTCCCTTCGATCAAGTACACGGTCCCGGGCGTGTTTGATGAGGAGATCATAACGGAGTCGGCGATTGTCGCGCAGTTCCTGGCGGACTCGTTTCCGAGCCATTTGTTGCCTGCTAGCAGAGAGAGTCCGGATGCGCCGTTGAGGAGGGCGAGGATTGGGTTTTTTGTTGATACGTGGGGGTCTAAGGTTGGTGCGAATTG GTTCCAAGTCATCAAGGCCGACTCCCGGAGCGAGAAACAACAAAAGGTCGACGAATGGGTCGCTGTCGTCAAGAAGGAGATTGAGCCTCTTCTCGCCGGCGCGAAGCCTTTCTTTGGTGGATCCGAGAAGTTAACATTTGCGGAAGTCATTGCGGCTCCTTTCATTTTGAGGTTCTATGCGCTGGCTAATGATGGCGAGCTGATTCCGAAGAATTTGGTGGAGCAGTTCGATGCGCTGCCGAACTTTGGGAAGTGGGCGAAGGCTGTGAGAGAGCATCCGAGTGTGACGAACCTTTGGGATGAGAAGGCAAATGTGGAGGGGACGAAGCAGAGAATTGAGAAGATGAAGGCTGCGGCGAAGTAG
- a CDS encoding Ubiquitin-conjugating enzyme E2 has protein sequence MANRLDAMNPTMTSTPSVSQAKAANSASRPATNNQNVIKRLQSELMTLMTSPTAGISAFPSNDMTKWNATMEGPQDTPYQDLTFKLTISYPSNYPYAPPEVLFKTPIYHPNVDFSGRICLDILKPGGEGKEGAWSAALNTSSVLLSIQSLLGEPNNSSPLNGEAAILWDKDQAEFKKKVLARHVKPEDVEDTA, from the exons ATGGCAAACAGGTTGGACGCCATGAACCCCACCATGACTTCGACTCCATCCGTCTCCCAGGCCAAGGCAGCTAACAGTGCTTCGAGGCCAGCGACCAACAACCAGAATGTCATCAAGCG GTTACAATCGGAACTCATGACCCTCATGACCTCGCCTACCGCCGGCATCAGCGCCTTTCCCTCCAACGACATGACCAAGTGGAACGCCACCATGGAAGGACCACAGGACACGCCCTACCAAGACCTGACCTTCAAGCTCACCATCTCCTACCCCTCGAACTACCCATATGCACCTCCCGAAGTCCTCTTCAAGACTCCCATCTATCACCCCAACGTCGACTTCAGCGGCCGGATATGCTTGGACATTCTGAAGCCAGGAGGCGAGGGCAAAGAGGGAGCGTGGAGTGCGGCCTTGAACACGAGCAGTGTGTTGCTGAGCATCCAGAGTCTTCTGGGCGAGCCGAATAA CTCATCACCACTCAATGGTGAAGCCGCGATCCTGTGGGATAAGGACCAGGCCGAGTTCAAGAAGAAGGTTCTCGCACGACACGTGAAGCCCGAGGACGTTGAAGACACTGCATAA
- a CDS encoding Vegetative incompatibility protein HET-E-1 gives MRLLDVSSLRLVQFNDDRAVEGAYAILSHTWDTNPKNEVSYKDLKRDKTVDEFARRKAKDKAGFSKVDHACRQAQKDGYKYIWIDTCCINKDSSAELSEAINSMYRWYANAGICYAYLSDVSTEKVTADKAKLEAKLSKAKWFERGWTLQELIAPSAMQFFDRDWRKFGAKTDLTDIISNITGIDRTILLNRDLLGSACIGTRMSWAAKRQTTRIEDEAYSLLGIFGVNMPMIYGEGPRAFLRLQEEILRRSTDISIFAWLPWKPDTRGVLFAPGAKGFERCGKVYPAADMTGGRAFELTNKGLRISLRVSDMGDHYLASLVCVHPQHPKRDLSETPQAWVSSRGRPRDGLFSV, from the coding sequence ATGCGTCTCCTCGATGTCAGTTCCTTGAGGCTCGTTCAATTCAACGATGACCGAGCCGTCGAAGGTGCTTATGCCATTCTTTCGCATACATGGGACACTAACCCCAAGAACGAGGTTTCCTATAAAGATTTGAAACGAGACAAGACGGTCGATGAGTTCGCCAGACGCAAGGCCAAAGACAAGGCCGGATTCTCGAAAGTCGATCATGCCTGTCGACAAGCGCAAAAGGATGGCTACAAGTACATCTGGATCGACACCTGCTGCATCAACAAAGACAGCTCCGCCGAGCTTTCCGAGGCCATCAATTCAATGTATCGATGGTATGCCAACGCTGGAATCTGCTATGCTTATCTGTCTGATGTGTCCACCGAAAAAGTCACTGCAGACAAGGCGAAGCTGGAGGCAAAATTATCCAAGGCGAAATGGTTTGAGCGTGGATGGACTCTACAAGAACTCATCGCACCTTCCGCGATGCAATTCTTCGATCGAGATTGGCGTAAATTCGGAGCCAAGACGGATCTGACAGACATTATCTCAAATATCACTGGCATTGATCGCACCATTCTCTTGAACAGGGATTTGCTTGGATCAGCGTGCATTGGCACGCGAATGTCATGGGCCGCCAAACGACAGACGACCCGCATAGAAGACGAAGCGTACTCTCTACTGGGCATCTTTGGTGTCAATATGCCAATGATATATGGCGAAGGTCCGCGAGCATTCCTAAGACTGCAGGAGGAAATCTTGCGGCGGTCTACAGATATTTCGATCTTCGCGTGGCTACCCTGGAAGCCCGACACTCGCGGTGTGCTTTTCGCTCCTGGTGCGAAAGGCTTCGAGCGCTGCGGAAAAGTCTATCCAGCTGCGGACATGACTGGTGGGCGAGCCTTTGAGCTGACCAACAAAGGCTTGCGTATCTCTCTGCGAGTTTCCGACATGGGCGATCATTACTTGGCCAGTCTTGTATGCGTACACCCTCAGCACCCTAAGCGAGATTTGTCTGAAACTCCGCAAGCATGGGTCTCCAGCAGAGGCAGGCCTCGCGATGGACTCTTTAGTGTGTGA